A genomic region of Prochlorococcus marinus XMU1405 contains the following coding sequences:
- the arsB gene encoding ACR3 family arsenite efflux transporter produces the protein MQFSDRYLSIWVFLAMCIGSLSGYLFPNLSQFIGGLELSRINLPIAILIWGMIFPMMLSIDFKSIINLKYKIKGFSIVLFINWLIKPVSMAIIAASFLYFLYGNFIDPVLAKEYVSGMILLGIAPCTAMVFVWSNLVKGDPLFTLIQVAINDLILILAFPLLSKILLGFNSIDIPLDTVFGSVIIFILVPLFLAIFLKNKIYSEKRIKSILNKSKSYSLFFLILTVFLLFFVQSKSILQNPIHIILISIPLIIQTLFIFYLTAFSMKFFRQKYSISCPGSMIAASNFFELAVAVSITLFGINSGAALATIVGVLVEVPLMLYLVNISKSSKILFIK, from the coding sequence ATGCAATTTTCTGATAGATATCTAAGTATTTGGGTTTTCTTAGCAATGTGTATTGGATCTTTATCCGGTTATTTATTTCCTAATTTATCTCAATTTATAGGCGGATTAGAGCTCTCAAGAATAAATCTTCCAATAGCAATTCTTATCTGGGGAATGATTTTCCCAATGATGTTATCAATAGATTTCAAGTCAATAATAAATTTGAAATATAAGATTAAAGGATTTTCTATTGTCCTTTTTATTAATTGGTTAATAAAACCAGTTTCAATGGCCATCATTGCAGCCTCTTTTTTATATTTTTTATATGGTAATTTTATAGATCCTGTACTTGCTAAAGAATATGTTTCTGGAATGATTCTATTAGGAATAGCGCCATGTACAGCAATGGTTTTTGTCTGGAGTAATCTTGTTAAAGGCGATCCTTTATTTACTTTAATCCAAGTAGCTATTAATGATCTAATATTAATTTTAGCCTTTCCATTATTGTCAAAAATTCTTTTAGGATTTAACAGTATAGATATCCCGTTAGATACTGTTTTCGGTTCTGTAATAATCTTTATTTTGGTACCACTTTTTCTAGCAATATTTTTAAAAAATAAAATCTATAGCGAAAAAAGAATAAAAAGTATTTTGAATAAAAGTAAAAGTTATTCGTTGTTTTTTTTAATTCTTACAGTCTTTTTATTATTCTTTGTTCAATCAAAATCTATATTACAAAATCCTATTCATATAATCTTAATTTCAATTCCATTAATAATACAGACTCTTTTTATTTTTTATTTAACTGCTTTTTCAATGAAGTTTTTTAGGCAAAAGTATTCTATTTCCTGTCCAGGATCGATGATAGCAGCTTCAAACTTTTTTGAACTTGCAGTAGCTGTATCGATAACTCTTTTTGGGATTAATTCAGGAGCTGCTTTAGCCACTATAGTTGGGGTACTAGTAGAAGTTCCTTTGATGCTTTATTTAGTAAATATTTCTAAGTCTTCCAAAATATTATTTATAAAGTAA
- a CDS encoding phytanoyl-CoA dioxygenase family protein, translating to MNNIKLKFDNDGFIVNENLINQVDLEAIEKWISELNDSKEVNHHYEKTVNGKVLSRTENFVSSHTSFREFLLSSSIKDYLTMLFDDEPILFKEKINYKYPGGAGYAPHQDAPAYPFGKKHITMLLAIDDSDINNGCLEFARGRNNEGIINIDEKGCIDSLTAEKFVWEKIPLKKGGAVFFDSFVPHRSSTNKSSRPRRALYVTYNAKTEGDLRKDYYDFKKNSLKDGYVSLIGHFEGEAIK from the coding sequence TTGAACAATATAAAATTAAAATTCGATAATGACGGATTTATAGTTAATGAGAACCTAATAAATCAAGTTGATTTAGAGGCAATTGAAAAATGGATTAGTGAACTTAACGACTCTAAAGAGGTTAACCATCATTATGAAAAAACAGTTAATGGTAAAGTGCTTTCAAGAACAGAAAACTTTGTAAGCTCGCATACATCTTTTAGGGAATTTCTTTTAAGTTCATCAATAAAAGATTATTTAACTATGCTATTTGATGATGAACCAATATTATTCAAGGAAAAAATAAATTATAAATACCCAGGGGGAGCTGGATATGCACCTCATCAAGATGCTCCTGCTTATCCTTTTGGGAAAAAACACATAACAATGCTATTAGCTATAGATGACTCTGATATAAATAATGGATGTTTGGAATTTGCAAGAGGTAGAAATAATGAGGGCATAATAAATATTGATGAAAAGGGGTGTATAGATTCACTAACCGCAGAAAAATTTGTTTGGGAGAAGATACCTCTTAAAAAAGGAGGCGCAGTATTTTTTGATTCTTTTGTTCCTCACAGAAGTTCAACAAATAAATCTAGTCGTCCAAGAAGAGCGCTCTATGTAACTTATAATGCTAAAACTGAAGGCGATTTAAGAAAAGATTATTATGACTTTAAAAAGAACTCTCTTAAAGATGGATATGTAAGTTTAATAGGTCACTTTGAAGGAGAAGCAATTAAATGA
- a CDS encoding GNAT family N-acetyltransferase — translation MPISIRKIYSNQTIDIRHEAIWPDKKREFCILEDDKNGTHFGLYKQEELISIISLYIRESKARIRKMATKPAYQNKGFGSKLICHSISYLEKKKINYIYLFSRKKAQMFYEKFGFLSEGDYFKKENISYIKMYKTINDIKS, via the coding sequence ATGCCAATTTCAATTAGAAAAATATATTCTAATCAAACTATTGATATAAGGCATGAAGCTATTTGGCCAGATAAAAAAAGAGAATTTTGTATTCTTGAAGATGATAAAAATGGTACACATTTTGGTTTATATAAACAAGAGGAATTAATATCAATAATTTCACTTTACATTAGAGAAAGTAAAGCAAGAATTAGAAAAATGGCCACAAAACCTGCTTATCAAAACAAAGGATTTGGGTCTAAATTAATTTGTCATTCAATTTCTTATTTAGAAAAAAAAAAAATAAATTATATTTATTTATTTTCTAGAAAAAAAGCCCAAATGTTTTATGAAAAATTCGGTTTTTTATCTGAAGGTGATTATTTCAAAAAAGAAAATATCTCTTATATAAAAATGTATAAAACTATTAATGATATAAAAAGTTGA
- a CDS encoding HD domain-containing protein gives MKYKTIKNFKNKLQNSDNNEFVDLLFDFIKEEGKTNYDESVTQLQHSLQTASLARTEDGRRHIVIASLLHDIGHLLIDENDSKNDFLKKDLNHENIASNFLKDFFSEEITESIRLHVVAKRYLCSIDNSYYESLSKASKNSFKVQGGALNKEEINELENNKYFKDAVRLRKWDDRGKVSLKEVEELDTYKEMIVAERLAIY, from the coding sequence ATGAAATACAAAACTATTAAAAACTTCAAAAACAAATTACAAAATTCTGATAACAATGAATTTGTAGATTTATTATTTGACTTTATTAAGGAGGAAGGAAAAACTAATTATGATGAATCAGTCACTCAATTACAACATAGTCTCCAAACAGCTTCACTCGCTCGCACTGAAGATGGCAGAAGGCATATAGTAATTGCTTCTTTGTTACACGATATAGGTCATCTTCTAATAGATGAAAATGACTCAAAAAATGATTTCTTAAAAAAAGATCTTAACCATGAAAATATTGCTTCAAATTTTTTAAAAGATTTTTTCTCTGAAGAAATTACAGAAAGTATTCGCTTACACGTTGTAGCAAAAAGATATTTATGCTCAATCGATAATTCTTATTATGAAAGTTTATCTAAAGCATCTAAAAATAGTTTTAAGGTACAAGGTGGTGCTTTAAATAAAGAAGAGATTAATGAACTAGAAAATAATAAATACTTCAAAGATGCAGTTCGATTAAGAAAATGGGATGATAGAGGAAAGGTTTCTCTTAAAGAAGTTGAAGAATTAGATACTTATAAAGAAATGATTGTTGCCGAAAGATTAGCTATCTATTAA
- a CDS encoding OsmC family protein, with protein sequence MSIKAKYVGEFRSEIIFENQLKIKTNSNRNLHDSCEQTKPSNLLSASLASCISTTLGIILEKNNIESKSFYVDIISKSDVQNNKISTLHCKICLPLIKKLKIKNFIKEKIESSFISNSLKESINISYEYIFNR encoded by the coding sequence ATGTCAATTAAGGCGAAATATGTAGGTGAATTTCGGAGTGAAATTATCTTCGAAAATCAATTAAAAATAAAAACAAATTCGAATAGAAATTTACATGATTCTTGCGAACAGACTAAACCCTCAAATCTATTGTCTGCATCTTTAGCTTCTTGTATTTCAACAACTCTTGGAATAATTCTAGAAAAGAATAATATTGAATCAAAAAGTTTTTATGTTGATATTATCTCTAAAAGTGATGTTCAAAATAATAAAATTTCAACCTTGCATTGTAAAATATGCCTTCCACTTATTAAGAAATTAAAAATAAAGAACTTTATAAAAGAAAAAATTGAATCATCATTCATAAGCAATTCTCTTAAAGAATCTATAAATATAAGCTATGAATATATTTTTAATAGATAG
- the phnD gene encoding phosphate/phosphite/phosphonate ABC transporter substrate-binding protein, which produces MKLKSLLSVFTISLVALTSACSTKNAGPSADPDKLIVALIPDENAATVIQDNQGLKDYLTEAFDKEIELVVTTDYSSMIEAARNDRLDLAYFGPLSYVLAKAVSDIEPFAARIKGGTKTYNSCIIGNTKKGVTSFDDIKGTTFALGDPASTSSRLFPELTLAENGLTKGKDFQGVFLGSHDAVALAVQNGNAQAGGMACPILKSLKKKGVIDPSKVTTIAQSSPIPQYPWTMRSTLSPELKEKIRVTFLDLDSDKVLKPFNADGFASITDSDYDGIRKAGKLLGLDLSKFVK; this is translated from the coding sequence ATGAAACTTAAATCTCTTTTAAGCGTTTTTACTATTTCTCTTGTGGCGCTTACTTCGGCATGCTCTACGAAAAATGCTGGACCAAGTGCTGATCCTGATAAGTTAATTGTTGCATTAATTCCTGATGAAAATGCTGCAACCGTTATCCAAGATAATCAAGGTCTAAAAGATTACTTAACTGAAGCCTTTGATAAGGAAATAGAGTTAGTTGTTACTACTGATTATTCTTCAATGATTGAAGCAGCTAGAAACGATAGGTTGGATTTAGCTTACTTTGGACCTTTATCTTATGTTTTAGCTAAAGCAGTAAGTGATATTGAACCTTTTGCAGCAAGGATTAAAGGAGGAACTAAGACTTATAATTCCTGCATAATTGGAAACACTAAAAAAGGTGTTACTAGTTTTGATGATATCAAAGGTACTACTTTTGCTCTTGGAGATCCAGCTTCAACCTCTAGTAGATTATTCCCTGAGTTAACTCTTGCTGAAAATGGACTTACTAAAGGCAAGGATTTTCAAGGAGTTTTTCTAGGATCACATGATGCTGTTGCCTTAGCAGTTCAAAATGGAAATGCTCAAGCAGGAGGAATGGCATGTCCGATTCTTAAATCCCTAAAGAAGAAAGGAGTTATTGACCCTTCTAAAGTAACAACTATTGCTCAATCTTCTCCTATTCCTCAATATCCATGGACAATGCGTTCAACTTTATCTCCTGAATTAAAAGAAAAAATAAGAGTTACTTTCTTAGATCTAGATAGTGACAAAGTCCTTAAACCTTTTAACGCTGATGGTTTCGCATCTATAACTGATAGTGATTATGACGGTATTAGAAAAGCAGGCAAACTTCTAGGTCTTGATCTTTCTAAGTTTGTTAAGTAA
- a CDS encoding integrase has protein sequence MPQSNNWVKTLRRAIKESIGSGWTVENDRGNMRLIYGTKTTGRKSINLPYLWEENQMIEALKFIEEGANTYLENNGKILLKTAFKYARNSSSEVKLDWEGAFVRYRKERSDIKENTWNKKHLPVLEGVMFYMNRANHRPQNARALYKKVINEYKHGQYNQLVGWPPDKATIRRHMRLAFNSFLDYCCNYEDFPSYWRPNYGNFKDNNEEKNIAKKKDIGYPLTDAQIGRLVDNFIDQPQAQRWKFAAQLCSVYGLRPEELNHLVLRNNKTELWCIYQKVNSNFKERQLLPLLVRDVDGEPFDWNYNLVQRLAAGEELPKIPLGNGGQNFGEYLRRKSIRKTWLSICAEAEAEGQKCKPYSFRHRYAYVAHTRPMEDGTMRAPKQIADAMGHDLQTHLESYARFMTKDLKKAFDLAEV, from the coding sequence ATGCCACAATCAAACAATTGGGTAAAAACATTAAGAAGGGCAATAAAGGAATCTATTGGATCTGGTTGGACAGTAGAAAATGATAGAGGGAATATGCGTTTAATATATGGAACTAAGACAACTGGAAGAAAATCTATAAACCTTCCTTACTTATGGGAAGAGAATCAAATGATTGAAGCATTGAAGTTTATAGAAGAAGGAGCAAACACTTATTTAGAAAATAATGGAAAGATCCTTTTAAAGACCGCTTTTAAATATGCAAGAAACTCTTCTTCGGAAGTCAAACTTGATTGGGAAGGGGCTTTTGTTAGATATAGAAAAGAAAGATCAGATATTAAAGAAAACACTTGGAATAAAAAGCATCTTCCTGTTTTAGAGGGAGTTATGTTCTATATGAATAGAGCAAATCATAGACCGCAAAATGCTAGAGCTTTATATAAAAAGGTAATTAATGAATATAAGCATGGACAATACAATCAATTAGTTGGTTGGCCACCTGACAAGGCAACAATAAGAAGGCATATGAGATTAGCTTTTAATAGTTTTTTAGATTATTGCTGCAACTATGAAGATTTCCCTTCTTATTGGAGACCAAATTATGGAAATTTCAAAGATAATAATGAAGAAAAAAATATAGCTAAAAAGAAAGATATTGGTTATCCATTAACAGATGCCCAGATTGGAAGATTAGTAGATAACTTTATTGACCAACCACAAGCCCAAAGATGGAAGTTTGCTGCTCAACTTTGTTCAGTTTATGGATTAAGACCAGAAGAACTTAATCATCTGGTTCTCAGAAATAACAAGACAGAACTTTGGTGTATATACCAAAAAGTAAATTCTAATTTTAAAGAAAGACAACTATTGCCTTTATTGGTTAGAGATGTAGATGGAGAACCTTTTGATTGGAACTACAACTTAGTGCAAAGGTTGGCAGCGGGAGAAGAACTGCCAAAAATTCCTCTAGGTAATGGCGGTCAAAACTTTGGAGAATATCTTAGGAGGAAGAGCATTAGAAAGACTTGGTTGTCTATTTGTGCAGAAGCAGAAGCAGAAGGACAAAAGTGCAAACCATATTCCTTCCGTCATAGATACGCATATGTTGCTCACACTAGACCTATGGAAGATGGAACAATGCGAGCACCTAAACAAATTGCTGATGCAATGGGGCATGATCTACAAACACACCTAGAAAGTTACGCTAGATTTATGACCAAAGATCTTAAAAAGGCTTTTGATTTGGCAGAAGTATGA
- a CDS encoding PAS domain-containing sensor histidine kinase yields the protein MKTLQQVLTFFYEKWKTKVKGFSKNNKNIELTKNKNQQIFDFPFDKVKPQQLLSWLDYSSQGWIILSSDLTIKFINQKGLSLIKFIKYKDVIGKAINDINELEVLRNKILYSRKKDFPISLNCTISGEPISVNIVRARKKNYLILLESKLSIESIKKRQNQLINDVSHELKTPLTSLILIGERLESVVSKKDRYLVKRLKKESKRLRKMVEETLELSKLESSEAFNKNKKISISDLVMESWQTLKPLAEKKDIKINLLMPTKYFISADIENLKRAFINILDNAIRYSPANEEIQIEIFKRDSSVVMRVRDKGIGLEENEFNDIFSRFYRGDPSRTKFKKSGSGLGLSITKKIINNNKGFIKAFNHKDGGAIFETIFPCLDKDL from the coding sequence ATGAAAACACTACAACAGGTATTAACTTTCTTTTATGAGAAATGGAAAACCAAGGTTAAAGGATTTTCAAAAAATAATAAAAATATTGAATTAACTAAAAATAAGAACCAACAAATTTTTGATTTTCCATTTGATAAAGTTAAACCACAGCAACTTTTATCTTGGTTAGATTATTCATCTCAAGGATGGATTATTTTGTCATCTGATCTAACAATAAAATTTATCAATCAGAAAGGTTTATCTCTCATTAAGTTTATTAAATATAAGGATGTTATTGGAAAAGCAATTAATGATATTAATGAGCTTGAAGTACTAAGAAATAAGATTTTATATTCAAGAAAAAAAGATTTCCCAATCAGCCTAAATTGCACTATTTCGGGGGAACCCATTTCTGTAAATATTGTTAGAGCAAGGAAAAAAAATTATTTAATATTGTTGGAGAGTAAATTATCAATTGAATCCATAAAAAAAAGACAGAATCAATTAATCAACGATGTGTCTCATGAACTGAAAACACCTCTTACATCTCTTATTTTGATAGGCGAAAGACTGGAATCAGTAGTATCAAAGAAAGATAGATATCTCGTTAAAAGACTTAAGAAAGAATCTAAAAGATTAAGAAAAATGGTTGAAGAAACTTTAGAACTTTCTAAGCTAGAAAGTAGCGAGGCTTTTAATAAAAATAAAAAAATATCTATTTCAGATTTAGTGATGGAATCTTGGCAAACCTTAAAACCACTTGCAGAAAAAAAAGATATAAAAATAAATCTACTAATGCCAACAAAATATTTTATATCTGCAGATATTGAAAATTTAAAAAGAGCTTTTATAAATATTTTGGATAATGCTATTCGTTATTCCCCAGCTAATGAAGAAATTCAAATTGAAATTTTTAAAAGAGATAGCTCGGTTGTTATGAGAGTTAGAGATAAAGGTATTGGATTAGAAGAAAATGAATTTAATGATATTTTTTCTCGTTTTTATAGAGGTGATCCATCAAGGACTAAATTCAAGAAAAGTGGAAGTGGTTTAGGTCTTTCAATAACAAAAAAAATAATCAATAACAATAAAGGTTTTATAAAGGCTTTTAATCATAAGGATGGTGGAGCAATTTTTGAAACTATCTTTCCATGTCTCGATAAAGATTTATAG
- a CDS encoding DUF3764 family protein, whose amino-acid sequence MSCSITSVFTFKIESTFDEWAAIFDSAEAEKRHSEFLIKPLFRGVSKEDPQKVIVIHQAPEGNVQKFVEANGDWMATHRVDLSTMEESSWTSSATSESCCD is encoded by the coding sequence ATGTCTTGTTCCATAACCTCAGTTTTTACTTTTAAAATTGAAAGCACTTTCGATGAATGGGCCGCGATATTTGACAGTGCGGAAGCTGAAAAAAGACATTCTGAATTTCTCATTAAGCCACTTTTTAGAGGAGTAAGTAAGGAAGATCCTCAAAAAGTTATTGTTATTCATCAAGCTCCAGAAGGTAATGTTCAAAAGTTTGTGGAAGCTAATGGTGACTGGATGGCAACGCATAGAGTTGACCTTTCAACAATGGAAGAATCATCTTGGACTTCTTCAGCAACATCGGAAAGTTGTTGTGATTAA
- the phnC gene encoding phosphonate ABC transporter ATP-binding protein: MNNKLSLKNINVKYGESLALKSINLDIYKGEFVVLLGSSGAGKSTLLRTINQLNPLTSGELDFFDLGKIRNKKDLQNLRKKTGMIFQQHQLIERNTVFQNVLTGRLGFHSLFRSILPLPKFDQELALDCIDRVSLLDKALVKVKELSGGQQQRVGIARALAQNPSLILADEPIASLDPKTSHQVLSMLKDICKKDNISALTSLHQVDFAKEYGDRIIGLSHGKIVFNGKSDQLSDEILKNIYSSSPIAEEANFTSNEVVMV; the protein is encoded by the coding sequence GTGAATAATAAGCTCTCCTTAAAAAATATTAATGTCAAATATGGAGAGAGCCTAGCTTTAAAATCTATAAACTTAGATATTTACAAAGGTGAATTTGTAGTCCTTCTTGGATCTTCTGGGGCAGGTAAATCAACTTTACTAAGAACAATAAATCAATTGAATCCATTAACTTCAGGAGAGTTAGATTTTTTTGATTTAGGAAAAATAAGAAATAAAAAAGATCTTCAGAATTTAAGAAAAAAAACTGGGATGATATTTCAACAACATCAGTTGATTGAGAGAAATACTGTTTTCCAAAATGTTTTAACTGGTCGACTTGGATTTCATTCACTATTTAGAAGTATTTTACCTCTTCCAAAATTTGATCAAGAACTTGCTCTCGATTGCATAGATAGAGTTAGCCTCTTAGATAAAGCGCTTGTAAAAGTAAAAGAATTAAGCGGAGGACAACAACAAAGAGTAGGAATTGCTAGAGCTTTAGCTCAAAATCCTTCGTTGATTTTGGCAGATGAACCAATAGCTAGTCTTGACCCAAAAACTTCCCATCAAGTTTTATCGATGCTGAAAGATATTTGTAAGAAAGATAATATATCCGCATTAACTAGTCTTCACCAAGTTGATTTTGCTAAAGAATATGGAGATAGAATTATTGGCTTAAGTCATGGGAAAATAGTTTTTAATGGTAAATCAGATCAACTTTCAGACGAGATTTTAAAAAATATTTATTCATCTTCACCAATAGCAGAAGAAGCAAATTTTACCTCAAATGAAGTGGTAATGGTTTAA
- a CDS encoding response regulator transcription factor gives MTIKDHKSLQGSKILLVEDDKSIRLTVSESLKGEGFEVLTFKDGLSASDFIGENTKNDVDLIILDLMLPGLNGLELCRKIRNEENYTPILILSAKDNESDRVLGLEVGADDYLTKPFGLNELIARSRALIRRSKRNKKYIEKTQSIIEFNHIKMFLEECRVTSFDREITLSPKEFKLLELFMKSPKRVWSRDLILEKIWEIDFIGDTKTVDVHVRWLREKLEEDPSAPKLLKTVRGFGYKFG, from the coding sequence ATGACTATTAAAGATCATAAAAGTTTGCAGGGCTCAAAGATTCTTCTTGTAGAGGATGATAAGAGTATTAGGCTGACAGTTAGTGAATCATTGAAAGGCGAAGGTTTTGAAGTTTTAACTTTTAAAGACGGTTTAAGTGCTTCAGATTTTATTGGCGAAAATACTAAAAATGATGTTGACCTTATAATTCTCGATTTAATGTTACCAGGGTTAAATGGATTAGAGTTATGCAGAAAAATAAGAAATGAAGAAAATTATACGCCCATATTAATTTTGAGTGCCAAAGATAATGAATCAGACCGGGTTCTTGGATTAGAGGTTGGTGCTGATGATTATTTAACAAAACCTTTTGGTTTAAATGAATTAATTGCCAGATCAAGAGCATTAATAAGAAGATCTAAACGTAATAAAAAATATATAGAAAAAACGCAATCTATCATCGAGTTTAATCATATAAAAATGTTTTTAGAGGAATGCAGAGTAACTTCTTTTGATAGGGAAATAACTTTATCTCCAAAAGAATTTAAATTATTAGAGTTATTTATGAAAAGTCCAAAAAGAGTATGGTCAAGGGATTTAATTCTGGAAAAAATATGGGAAATTGACTTTATTGGTGATACTAAAACAGTAGATGTTCATGTTAGATGGCTTAGAGAGAAATTAGAAGAAGATCCCTCAGCGCCAAAACTTCTGAAAACTGTAAGAGGTTTTGGATATAAGTTTGGATGA
- a CDS encoding phosphonate dehydrogenase, which produces MKKVVISNKVHTEVIELLEKNFEVISNQNDKPLTYEKLKFLCKDANGVMVFMPDRIDKNFLDNSKNLEIISGALRGFDNIDLEECIKRNIKFTMIPDLLASPTAELTLGLLIGLSRNLLIGDEYVRSEKFKGWEPKFFSNGIEGKNVCLLGMGKLGVEVARKIKGFNVKLFYHDLQKLDSIDEQQLNTKYLELNDLFEKADYLVILLPLKNDTYHFINFENILKIKKNCLLINTSRGSVVDESAIAQAINSGHIGGYASDVFEFEDLSIKDRPKKINQELLNLKDKTFFTPHLGSAVDEVRLFIELEAAQNIINFLYH; this is translated from the coding sequence ATGAAGAAAGTTGTTATTTCCAATAAAGTTCATACTGAAGTTATTGAGTTATTAGAAAAAAATTTTGAAGTAATTAGTAACCAAAATGATAAACCTCTAACTTATGAAAAATTAAAGTTCTTATGTAAAGATGCAAATGGTGTGATGGTATTTATGCCAGATAGAATTGATAAGAACTTTTTAGATAATTCAAAAAATTTAGAGATCATCTCTGGAGCACTAAGAGGATTTGACAATATTGATTTGGAAGAGTGCATAAAAAGAAATATAAAATTTACAATGATCCCAGATTTACTTGCTTCCCCTACAGCAGAGTTAACATTGGGACTTCTTATTGGTTTATCAAGAAATCTACTAATAGGTGATGAATATGTTAGATCTGAAAAGTTTAAAGGTTGGGAACCAAAATTCTTCTCAAATGGAATTGAAGGGAAAAATGTTTGTCTTCTAGGTATGGGTAAATTAGGGGTTGAAGTAGCTAGGAAGATTAAAGGTTTTAATGTAAAACTTTTTTATCATGATTTACAAAAATTAGATTCAATAGATGAACAACAACTAAACACCAAATATCTGGAATTAAATGATCTTTTTGAGAAGGCTGATTATTTGGTTATTCTTTTACCTTTAAAAAACGATACTTACCATTTTATTAACTTTGAAAATATTTTAAAAATAAAAAAAAATTGTTTACTTATTAATACTTCAAGAGGTTCTGTAGTAGATGAGAGTGCAATTGCACAAGCAATTAATTCTGGGCACATAGGAGGATATGCTTCAGATGTCTTTGAATTTGAAGATTTATCGATAAAAGATCGACCAAAAAAAATTAATCAGGAATTATTAAATTTAAAAGATAAGACTTTTTTTACTCCTCATCTTGGCTCAGCAGTTGATGAAGTTAGACTTTTTATTGAATTAGAAGCTGCTCAAAATATTATCAACTTTTTATATCATTAA
- the phnE gene encoding phosphonate ABC transporter, permease protein PhnE: MDKFKRILEVERRTWKKQFFRVLIILIFVFSSLAVIGLFDFERISTGIPAVLKLLPEMFPPDFSRAGTWFKPLIDSLAMSIAGTSISVFLSLLLCFFAARNTTINPIVYNLATLILNVTRAVPELILGIILVAMIGFGALPGTLALGLHSVGMLGKFYAEAIELCDKEPIEAARASGASDLQVIVHSILPQVFPAMADVTFYRWEYNFRASMVVGAVGAGGIGLEIISALRIMDYAQVSALLIVVLVVVTVLDSMSNYLRKSVSE, from the coding sequence ATGGATAAATTCAAAAGAATTTTAGAGGTCGAAAGGAGGACTTGGAAAAAACAATTTTTCAGGGTTCTCATAATTTTGATATTTGTATTTTCTTCTTTAGCAGTTATAGGTCTTTTCGATTTTGAAAGGATAAGTACAGGTATTCCGGCAGTTTTAAAATTACTGCCGGAAATGTTTCCTCCTGATTTCTCAAGAGCTGGAACTTGGTTTAAACCTTTAATAGACTCTTTGGCAATGAGTATCGCAGGAACTTCGATTTCTGTTTTTTTATCTTTACTTCTATGTTTTTTTGCTGCAAGAAATACAACTATAAATCCAATTGTTTACAACTTAGCAACACTAATTTTAAACGTCACAAGAGCTGTTCCTGAATTAATTTTAGGAATTATTCTAGTTGCAATGATTGGCTTTGGTGCTCTACCGGGGACATTGGCATTAGGTCTTCATTCTGTTGGAATGTTAGGTAAATTTTATGCTGAAGCTATTGAGCTTTGTGACAAGGAACCTATAGAAGCAGCTAGAGCTTCTGGCGCAAGTGATCTACAAGTTATTGTGCATAGCATTCTTCCTCAAGTTTTTCCTGCTATGGCTGATGTTACTTTTTATAGATGGGAATACAACTTTAGAGCTTCAATGGTTGTGGGTGCTGTAGGGGCTGGTGGTATAGGTTTAGAGATCATAAGTGCTTTGAGGATAATGGATTATGCTCAAGTATCAGCTTTATTAATAGTAGTTTTAGTCGTAGTAACTGTATTAGATAGCATGAGTAACTATCTCAGGAAATCAGTATCTGAATAA
- a CDS encoding poly-A polymerase, translating into MIIKNSPSPKNSNQAQEIGHIKYSYKESFKRENKSILDDSEFIENYNNALKSPQSRRLYKDTENEIHYDSIKAQNILPLDKISI; encoded by the coding sequence ATGATTATAAAAAATTCACCTTCTCCCAAAAACTCAAATCAAGCCCAAGAAATAGGGCATATCAAATATTCTTATAAAGAAAGTTTTAAAAGAGAAAATAAATCTATTTTGGATGATTCGGAATTTATTGAAAATTACAATAACGCCCTTAAATCACCACAATCAAGAAGATTGTATAAAGATACAGAGAATGAAATTCATTATGACTCAATTAAGGCCCAGAATATTTTACCTCTAGATAAAATTTCTATTTAA